A stretch of the Luteimonas sp. JM171 genome encodes the following:
- a CDS encoding DUF4426 domain-containing protein translates to MLRAASGAAPGLLLAALMLAGCGGATPPEGHANATMQEAAVTAGDVSIRASVVPTASLNPAVADRYGIPPGPGSVMLLVGVRQGPPMREAALPARISATATDLRGVRSRIEMREIRTGDLVDYVGTLRMRPPETLRFELQVEHAAGAPSRLTFSRDIYPQP, encoded by the coding sequence ATGCTGCGGGCCGCTAGCGGCGCGGCGCCCGGCCTGCTGCTGGCGGCCTTGATGCTGGCCGGCTGCGGGGGTGCCACGCCGCCGGAAGGGCACGCCAATGCCACCATGCAGGAGGCTGCTGTGACCGCGGGCGACGTGAGCATCCGCGCCAGCGTGGTCCCGACCGCCTCGCTCAACCCGGCGGTTGCCGACCGCTACGGCATCCCGCCCGGGCCGGGTTCGGTGATGCTGCTGGTGGGAGTGCGGCAAGGCCCGCCCATGCGCGAAGCCGCCCTGCCCGCCCGCATCAGCGCGACCGCCACCGACCTGCGCGGTGTCCGCAGCCGGATCGAGATGCGCGAGATCCGCACCGGCGACCTGGTTGATTACGTGGGCACGTTGCGCATGAGGCCGCCCGAGACGCTGCGCTTCGAGCTGCAGGTGGAGCACGCCGCGGGCGCGCCGTCGCGCCTCACGTTCAGCCGCGACATCTATCCCCAGCCCTAG